Proteins encoded together in one Rossellomorea sp. y25 window:
- a CDS encoding ABC transporter permease, whose product MGTYLLKRLLAMVITLWLIVTLTFFLMHAIPGSPFNEERNTSEIVQQNLEAHYHLNEPLMVQYLLYLKSLVSLDFGPSITQPSQTVNDLLGRGFPISFELGMITLIIAVVSGVILGILAALRHNGMIDYMAMTFAVLGISIPNFVMATLLIQQVAVNWGILPVATWTSWHHMVLPTLALATGPMAIIARLTRSSMLEVLTQDYIRTARAKGLSPIKIVFKHALRNALLPVVTVLGTLAAGILTGTFVIEQIFAIPGMGKYFVESINQRDYPVIMGTTVFYSAFLILMLFLVDLAYGFLDPRIKLHKKEAK is encoded by the coding sequence ATGGGTACATATTTGTTAAAAAGGCTACTGGCCATGGTAATTACGTTATGGCTGATTGTGACATTAACATTTTTCTTAATGCATGCCATACCAGGGTCACCGTTTAATGAAGAGCGAAATACAAGTGAGATAGTCCAGCAGAATTTAGAAGCTCATTATCATTTGAATGAACCGTTAATGGTCCAATATCTTCTCTATTTAAAGTCTCTTGTTTCTTTAGACTTTGGTCCATCTATTACACAGCCATCTCAAACCGTGAATGATTTGTTGGGCAGGGGATTTCCGATTTCCTTTGAATTAGGGATGATTACTCTCATAATCGCTGTGGTTTCCGGGGTCATTCTGGGGATATTGGCTGCCCTTAGACATAACGGAATGATCGATTATATGGCTATGACGTTTGCCGTACTTGGGATTTCCATTCCAAACTTTGTGATGGCCACGTTGCTTATTCAACAAGTGGCTGTAAACTGGGGAATACTTCCAGTAGCAACGTGGACGAGCTGGCATCACATGGTTCTTCCGACCTTGGCATTAGCAACAGGGCCAATGGCGATCATTGCCCGTCTGACTCGTTCAAGCATGCTGGAAGTGTTAACCCAGGATTATATTCGAACAGCCCGTGCCAAAGGGTTGTCACCAATCAAGATTGTGTTTAAGCATGCATTGAGAAATGCCTTACTGCCGGTTGTAACCGTACTGGGTACTCTGGCAGCAGGAATATTAACTGGTACATTCGTGATTGAACAAATATTTGCGATTCCGGGAATGGGAAAGTATTTCGTGGAGAGCATTAATCAGCGTGATTATCCTGTCATTATGGGGACCACTGTATTTTATAGTGCATTTCTCATACTCATGCTGTTTTTAGTAGATTTAGCTTATGGGTTCCTTGATCCCCGTATTAAGTTACATAAGAAGGAGGCGAAATAA
- a CDS encoding M55 family metallopeptidase, whose amino-acid sequence MNLYISVDMEGITGLVDHTHVDSSKHNYERGRIIMTDEANTVVSAAFEAGCAEVLVNDSHSQMNNLLIEKLHPETKLISGGVKPYSMVQGLDSTYDGAFFVGYHARASMKGVMSHSMIFGVRNMYINDIAVGELGFNAYVAGFHGVPVLMVAGDDQAALEAEALIPNVTTAVVKETISRSVAKSLTPMKSSRLLKKKTEEAIHNKKNVKPLTPPEHPTLRIEFANYGQAEWASLMPGTELEAGTTTVRFEAKDILEAYRAMLVMTELAMRTTFC is encoded by the coding sequence ATGAATTTATATATATCGGTGGATATGGAAGGGATTACAGGCTTAGTTGATCATACTCATGTAGATTCAAGCAAGCATAATTATGAGCGCGGGAGAATCATTATGACGGATGAGGCGAATACGGTAGTATCTGCTGCCTTTGAGGCAGGCTGCGCCGAAGTACTGGTTAATGATAGCCATTCACAAATGAACAATCTGTTAATTGAAAAGCTGCACCCTGAAACAAAGTTGATATCCGGCGGTGTGAAACCATATTCAATGGTTCAAGGACTGGATTCTACGTATGATGGGGCTTTTTTTGTGGGTTATCATGCGCGGGCGTCCATGAAAGGGGTGATGTCTCATTCGATGATCTTTGGAGTTCGCAATATGTATATTAATGATATTGCTGTGGGAGAACTGGGCTTTAATGCCTATGTTGCAGGGTTTCATGGGGTCCCGGTGTTAATGGTTGCCGGAGATGATCAGGCAGCACTTGAGGCAGAAGCATTGATACCTAATGTTACGACCGCCGTTGTAAAGGAAACGATTTCCCGTTCTGTGGCGAAAAGCCTTACTCCCATGAAATCGTCTCGACTATTAAAAAAGAAAACCGAAGAAGCTATACATAATAAAAAAAATGTAAAACCTCTCACTCCTCCTGAACATCCAACTTTGCGCATTGAATTTGCGAACTATGGACAAGCGGAGTGGGCAAGCCTCATGCCAGGGACAGAACTAGAAGCAGGCACAACGACTGTACGATTTGAGGCGAAAGATATTCTGGAAGCCTATAGAGCCATGCTTGTAATGACTGAACTGGCGATGCGAACAACATTCTGTTAG